DNA sequence from the Pichia kudriavzevii chromosome 4, complete sequence genome:
tcttcattttccgTGACCAATGTGTTTGCACTTGTGCCTTCTTTGTCACCATTCTCTAAAGCTTCCTGCTCATTCTTGATAGTTTCATCTTTAACAACAAGCTTCTCTGTATCGTCCTCTTTTTCTGCAAGTTCTTTTGCTTGAAGGGCTGCCTTCTTTGCGGCAACCTCGGCATCGGCAGCTGCTACTGctatttgtttcttttcttggaCTTTTTTCAATCTATAGAACTCCTCTCTATCTAACTCATCTAGTTCTGAATTAATGTAGGAAATCGTATTTTCCGTCCTTGGGATAATAACATGTTCAATGGCATTGACTCTTCTATTTGTGACTTTGATCACATCATCTAATATAACGAACGCCGTTTGTAACGATGCTAAATCAACTAAAGTTTCAACTGCTTTACTATAAACTTCTCTTGCTCTTTGAACTTGTTGTCCACCTCTGCCCAAACCAGtcattttgaaatcgttgatgttttcatttaTATCGGCTTCAAATTGCGGTAAATAAACACCAGAAACGTTTTCCTGCTTAGCCTTCACTTTAAACCTCGCATTATTACTAATACTTTCTTGTACTTGGAATCCTATGTTACCTCCAGTAGCATATGAAACTTCAGCTAGAGAAAATGCTGCGGTTTGCATCACACGACCCATCTTTCTCTTTGCATCATCAATTCTTTTTGTTATATCTCTAAATCTCTTGGTCAAAGCTTCggattttctttttagtAAAGAATGTCCCGTTTGGGCTCCCTTTAGTTTCGTCTTCATGACACCCAACGTCATACGCGTTGGAAACACCTGTTCTCTTTATTAGTGTTAGTATGATTGCTCATGGGAATATCCAGCTGACTATACGTAAACCCCACCATTGTTACTTTAACAATTGGAAACCCATACATACCTGTTTGCTGCTCCTGACATATCACAGTCCTATAGCCTCCTTTTTATATTAACCTACTCTGTAGTAGATATCTATCCGATAAAGACAAATGATATGTAGTTTCTTAACAATTTCATGCAGCCATTTTTTACAACATGATAATCCGCTATCTTAAGGCTCGGTGCACGGTtttccccctttttttctgcACCTCTTCAACCTATTTACGTTTTTCAGTGTTGCCTATATATACTGATATTGGAGCATTAAAAAGTAGAGTATAGAGAGTTTCCTCCAAAAACCCCATGGAGAAAAATTGGCTTGTTGAAGGAATAAACGAGAATGATTTGCATTTTGAATTACAGTTACTGAAAGAACctaaaaatgaagatgttTGGAACCAATATATTGATCATAAATATCAGGAACTAGTTGAAGCATCTCCAGGAGATGCGGATCACCATGTCTTGAATTCACTTAAGGGTGCTTTGTTGAAACTGTACTATAGAAAATACCATATATTCGATACATTCAATTCATGGTGTGATTTTATTGAACTTTATattaaatttttgaatcaCCTAAAAGCTGAGGAATTAACCTCTGAGCTTATGAAGATTATACGAGTTTTCGAAGTGGCAGCAGTGACATATGCGCATAATGTAGAGTTCTGGAGGaaatatattgaatttCTATTCAAATATGATCGGTTTATAGGGCTGGACTATATATTAAGGGTGTGTGAAACGAGTCTACGAGAAGTTGATAAAATGCAACACATACAAATATGGGGCCTATTATTCAAGTACATTAAAGATCCAGGTTTCCACATTTACTACAATTTATTCACATACATTTCAAATTGCTATAAATTTGATGTTAACATTCCAGTTATAAAAGAAGGATCTATACCTGATATAGATGCTACGTTTAAAGGACTTATAAAAACTCTTACCTCCATTGAGGATTTAGCTAAGTTCGATAGAGTGTTCAATAGAATATGCGAGCCACAGCTGCTTCTCAAAGTTTCAGATTCAGAACTCGAACTGCATAGGAAATACCTCGATGCTATTATAAACCTTTCATTAAAGCAGCAAGATGGAAACGaatataatcaaaaaatCGAAACTACATACAATAAAATCGTCCAGAAATTTCCTGATCAAAGAGGAGTATTCACAGTCAAATATGCAAAATATTTAATCAAGTCCAATTTATTTGAGGATGCCATGTTAATAGCCAAAAAAACACTTGACTCTACGCTAACTATAAAAGATTTCACTTtatcttttaattttctcACAGATGCattggagaaaaaagtCACGGAACTTTCAGAGCACGAGGACGACCCAAAACTTAAAGAATATCTTAACGAACTTGAAAGTTTATTGAATAATCGAGAACTTCTGATGAACGATGTTAAGTTGAGGCAGAATCGAAACAGCCCCATTACTTGGCTGGAGAGGTTGTCGATATTTGAGAAGATTGGTCGACAAGACCAACTGTTTGTATGCTATTCGAAGGCTGTTTTAGAAATCGATCCCAGAAAGATTCtgaatgatgaaaaattagaCATGCCACAAATTTGGATTAATTATTCAAAGCTGTATGCGTCAAATGGGGATATAGAAACATGTCgaaaattatttgaaactgCTACAAAATATCCTTGGACGGACGTCTCacaattagaaaaaatatggatTGAATGGATAAGATTTGAAATCGATAATAACAATGCAGAACATGCAAAGTTTATCTGTAGTAAAGCCATCAGTATTCCGGAGCAGATTACCAGTGGtaaagttgattttgaggatGATGACTTAAGTGTGCAGATGAAGCTTTTCAAGAGCTTGAAGCTAAGAAGTCTATACATTGATCTTGTTGCCAACTTTGAAACCATTGATGATGTCTGTAAAGCATATGAAGATTGCATTGAGTTGCAAGTTGCTGATGAAAGACTTATAGTCCATTATTGTGTTTATTTGCTAATACATAATCGCTTTGAGCAGGGCTACtatgtttttgaaagaaaccTCAACGGCCTAAATGGGGATGTCCAGTGTCAACTTTATGATGTGTTTATGGAGAGACTGCTGAAAGACTGGAATAATTTGGCAATGggtaaagaaaaagtacgtgaaatttttgaaaatgggCTAAGAACATTTACTGACATGGGTAACTATGAAAGTTTGAGAGACACCTATATAAGGTACTCGGAATTTGAACGCAAATACGGTTCCCAGACCCGTAGTTTAAGGATCTTAAGGGAAGGTATTTTAACTATGGACACACATGGAGATAAATTTAAGCTTTACAGAGTTCTAATCCAAAACACCATGAAATTGCTGGGAATAGAGGCAACGGCTGATGTTATCAAAGATGCACTAGAGGAGTTATCTGTTAACCTTCCAGGGTATACCACAGAACTGGTGAAAGAACTGATCGATATCGAGGTACTTTTGGGACATACAGAACGTGCAAGGAAAGTTCTAGAGTACGCAGCCCAGGAGATAATGGAGTTTGGTAAAACCAAAACAGCTAAATCTGATATCTGGGAGctattcaaaacttttgagATCAAAAACGGCTCCGAAAGCACATACAAGGAGATGTTGCGGAGAAAAAGATACCTCGAGAATAAGTACGGCTCTAGTCGTGATGCTGGAGACGAACTTAATAAACCAAAATACAGCTCAACAAATACGGAGGTTGCTAAACAGTTGAATGACCGTGTGGGATTTGTGCCATCATCCAGTAGTTCGAAATTAGAAACAGAAGCTGCtcttccaaagaaaacaacagtCCAAAATAACGATGCCATTGAGCTTGACATGGATTGAAGCCGAGGCGGAGAAAGAAAAGCGGGGCCCGAGTGTGGAAAAACCGTTGACCGTCCAGCTCTATTTTGTtctttgtatatttttgtaGGGATCCATGTATCTTgctgttttctttatacACTAAATGAAGTACAAACCTCAACGCAACTCTGAAGAATGACAAAGCTGCTGTTGGTGAAAACATTTAGTCAATTCCCTGTCCTCAGGCTCGCAACAGAAACCCACCTGAGACAATCtagttattattattttcgTCGATTTGCATCTACACCTGCATCTTTCGATACTGATACATCTCAACAATCCAATTCTCAAGGTTCAGTTACTCATGAGCAACAATATTCACCCCTTGATTTGTATGACAAAAAAGTTTCTGAGGGGAAGTTAAAAAATGATCAGTTCCAGAGAGGGATACTTACCAGCATGGAACATTTGTACCATGATTTGCAAGCATATACACCACCTGATGTTAAGGAGCCCGATATTACAGCAACTTCTAGCTCTAGctcattttcctttaataGGTTGATGACTTCACTGTTTTCTCCAAGAAAAATGGGATTTCAAGATTCCGAAAGCAGTAAAGTACCCCATGGTATATATCTTTACGGTGATGTTGGGTGTGGGAAAACTATGCTCATGGATTTATTCTATGATACTGTGCCATCCCATCTGACAAAAAGAAGACTACATTTCCATCAATTTATGCAGAACATCCACAAGAGAGCCCACGAACTAAAGGTTCAACATAATCACCGGGAAGATATAGATGTGATGCCATACATTGCCTGGGAATTGTCCAAGGAGTCAACGGTGTTgtgttttgatgaattccAAGTCACTGATGTCGCCGATGCTATGCTACTCCGACGCTTAATGGATTATGTTCTTAGAAGCGATCATGGATTAGTGCTATTTGCAACCTCTAATAGAGCCCCTGATGACTTATACATCAACGGTATTCAGAGAGAGTCGTTTATTCCATGTATCGAACTGATTAAGAACTGCACGCATGTTATCTACTTAAATTCACCAACTGATTACAGAAAAATTCCAAGGCCGGTCTCGTCTGCGTTTTATTTCCCAAAACCAGGAGTTGGTTATTTATCCAAGGCATGTAAAAGGGAAAGGCGAGAGCATATACAAAACTGgtattcttttttctcGCAGGGGCACCCGGCAGAGGATAACATCAAGCTCAAAATTTGGGGCAGAGATCTCAACATTCCAAAAGCTTCTCCTCCCTATGTGGCGCAATTCACATTTAAAGAGTTATGTGGTAATGCATTAGCTGCAGGTGATTATTTAACTTTGGCTAACAGCTTTGAGTCGATTATCGTCACTGATATTCCTTACCTTACAATTAACATGCGTGATGAAGTGAGAAGATTTATTACCTTTTTAGATGCAGTGTATGATCATCACACTAGAATAGCTGTTACTGCTGCAGCCCCATTTTCTGATATATTTGTTGAACCCGAAAATCTCGGTGACAATCTTTACGAATTGAGTAACAAgactgatgaagaaattgactATAAGCTGGAAAATGACGCCTTGGTTACTAAGCACggttttgataaaaacaTTGCTCGGAAAGCTTTCATGTTTGCCCATTTAGATGAAGAAAGATTTGCCTTTGCTAGAGCATTAAGTAGATTAACACAAATGGGTACTCAACATTGGATAGATGAAGTCAAACCAAAAGCTTGATATTTAATATCGTCTATTGTTGGATACTGTATTTTAAATTAGTATATTTACTTCATTCTATTTAattcgttttttttttgttcgTCTCAAAAAACGGTACTTTATTGCTCAAAGAGTTTTATGAGTACTCAATGTACTATATGACAGTTCCGACTAAAACAACACACCACTTTATTTACTTTTTAAAAGCAGCTATGAGCTTTGGTAGAAGTGAAGcttcttctccatttttcttGTGTGAAGTTATCTTTCTTCAGAAAAAATCACCTtgttcaaaacaaaatctATTATTCAGGTCTGTGTAAGTTTTTAGAATTCAAAGCGGAAACTTTTGCCTTGCATTATAAGACACTAATTAATCCATCAAAACTAATACACTTGTCATTAAGTTCTTATGAGTGACACATTTGAAAGCCATCGAGTTAAAATCTTGTGTGTTGTGTTGCTTTTATACTAAACAGATTATTctaccaaaaaaaaattttcaaatacttaAAAGAAGTGAACAAAAGACCTGCTTGACTTTACCCGAGTGTGCCAATGCTGTCGATATATTGAGGGCTGATTCGAAAGGCCTTTTTTGTAGAAAAGTAAGTCATAATCAGGATGTTATAAGAAACACAAATAGTTTCCCTACAAACataaaataaacttttACGACTAAGAAAGAGTTTACAGCTATCAATCCTCCAACGATAATGCTATCAAAGCTACTCAACGAATAGGTAATAAGCAAATAATTGCTAAATCAAACATCTCGATAATTTTCGGAATAAATATTAGTCTGATAATTACAGGAAGACCTTTTGGGGGATGAGTAAGTCAAACGTGAACCATTTAGAGTTATAAAAATCTTGTCAGTACCGATTGAGCAAATCAGTACCGGCTAGGCAAACTATGAGAATTAAGAGAATCCTATATTCAGAATTGATGTAATTAGGTTTACATTCTTTGTCCATCAAAAGTAGGCTTTTTTAGGTGTCTTCAATTTATTAGACATTTATCAAGTCTATAGATATCCTACCGCTCTTTCCTTTCTATTTGTGTTCCTGTATTTACACACACAAGTTCCTTTATCGATAGCTTAATTTATTAATTTCCATAGAGATTTCTAAAGTTAAGTTAATTCGTGTCAAGGTGTGATGAGttactttgaaattgaggaCCCCAATTCAAGATTCGTAAACTCAAGAAATTCTCCTATGTTCgaaaaattttaaatcaATTATCAAACACATTTACATTGTTGTTTGGCATTGGttcttcaatcaaaaagCTAATGTTAAACCGTCTATAACTTTATTGTGTTTATGATCTGACAATAGAGTTTTGCAGCAGTTTTTTTAGACatgaaagtgttgctggtggtgcgtactttagaatctgattattgcttttttatatcttatatatttttatacgttaattctctgagaacatatatggaatgtcctctgtttaaatagtaattctttaatttaaaaatagcattttgagggatttaattatcttctagaacttctgtttaaccttctacaatcttcttcaaccttctatatgattacccgatgaggaaatagagagatagtcctttgtctgatctcttacaTTACCCCGCCGCTTTAGAAACTTCGTCCCGAAGTTTATTGTCCTTATCAATTGCTTTTGCATTATCCCATAAAGTTCTCTGTAAATCTTCTGGGATctctaaaaataatgaaaatgggatGCTTGAACTATGACAAGGGTCACAATCTTTCCAGTAGACATCCAATGTATCGTTTGTTTCGTCGATACCAGCTATACCGATAATCTCGGTCAGTCTACTTCTTGCTTCAGCTATTGTTCTTGGGGGTACCTTGGGAAACTGTTTATCCGTTTGTAAGAATCTTCTAAGCCATCTGACATTGATTACTCTATCCTTTTTATTCGTTTTCGGTAAATCAACTTCGTAAGCGTTGTCTGATATCTTTTTGACAACCTTGTAGGGTCCGTAGTATACCGGttgtattttgtaataCAATCTATCACTACCATATGCATCTTTGTGTAATAGTATCCAAtctccaacttcaaatgtttcGTACACTCTCGACTTATTATGCTGTGTTTCCTGACTTCTTTGCGCTTCaatcatgttttctttcacaTTTTCCATGATGACTTTCATTTCTAATGcgaattcttcagctttATTGCTGTACCTTCTACTTGAAACACGACTGCTAGAAATAAACATTGGCGAGTCTGGTAAGTAACCATagcaaacttcaaatggtgatgaacCTATCGAGACTTGATGGGAACTATTGTAGGCAAATTCGGCCATTGACAACCATTTGTCCCAACTGTAGAGATCGTTACTCGCATAATTTCTTAGTAACTGGTTTAAGATTCTGTTCGTTCTTTCTGTTTGACCATCGGTTTGAGGATGATTAGTGGTCGAGAAAAGTAAGGATGTACCAAATATCTTGTACACCGTAAACCAAAATTTATTCATGAACCTTATATCTTTATCCgaaaccattctttttggaatccCATGTAATTTAAAACAATTATCTACCATCAATTTTGCACATTGCTCTGCGGTTGCAGTTTTCCTAGTGGGGATGAAATGTGCCATCTTCGTGAATCTATCCACCACTACCAAAATCATATCGTGTCCATTTTTGCATCTGGGAACACCTGTGACAAAATCCAAACTGATGTCTGTCCATCTTCCTTCAGGAATTGGAAGAGGGGAAAATAATCCTCTTTGACCAGTTGTCTCTGGTTTGGTTTTCTGGCAAACCGTACatctttgacaatatctCTTCACGCTTTTTAGCATAATTGGCCAGTAGAACATAGGGTGAAGTCTCATgtatgttttgaaataccCGAAATGACCAGCAGAGTTACCGTCATGAGCGTTACCAATAATTTCCTGAACCAACTTAGACTTAGGGGAGACTACTATTCTTCGATCATTTCCTCCTTTAACCACTGAGAAATATAGTAAATTATCCtcaattgaataatgtTTGATGTGGTTATGGATTGACTTCGGGATCGGcaaattctctttcaatATGTCGTATATCTCCTTAATttcattgtcttcatcGTACGACTTAATGATCCGTTCTAGCAGTTCCTGATTTGGTGTTAACACCGATTCTATTGTGTTGATACCAACTTCTTTCTCCTCGTAGGGGTACCTAGACAAAGCGTCTGCTACTGAATTAGTAGGACCTTTCACGTACTGAATGGTGAAATCGTAATCAGCTAAATAATCTAACCATCTGGCCACTCTATGGCTATCTATTGCATTCTGTCGCTTTAAATAGACCAACGATCTGTGatctgttttcaatacaAAGTGCCGATTTAATAAATAGTAACGCCAGTTCTTTAATGCTTCGACAACAGCGAGAAATTCACGGTCAtatattgaataatttaATTCTGAACCTATTAATTTCCTGGAGCCATAGGCTATTACACCACGTAATTTTCCATCTGGGTCAAGCTGTTCTAACACGTAACCTAACGCAGTACCGCAAGCATCTGTGTGCACCACAAATGTATAACCATCTTCCCAAATAGGATGTACTAAAATTGGGGCATTAATCAACTTTCCTTTCAGCTCTTCGAATGCTTTATCTTGAGGTTCTTTCCAAACACATTTCTTATTTGCGAATTCCATTATAGGAGATGCAATCTTAGAAtaatctttgataaatcttcGATAATAACCAGCTAATCCTAGGAATGATTGAGCGTCTTTGGCGTTTTTCGGAATTGGCCAActcttgattttgtctATCTTAGCAGGGTCAGTCTGGATACCTCTGCTTGAAATGAGATGTCCTAAGAAACCTAAGGTTTTGAAGTAAAATGagcatttctttttcttcgcAATCAGCTTATTTCTCCTGagcaattccaatattttttcaatgtgaCTGTAGTGTTCTTCGACAGTCTTTGAGTAAATTATAATATCATCCAGGTACACCTGAACAAATTGGTTCAAATAAGGTGCTAGAATCCTATTCATCattctt
Encoded proteins:
- a CDS encoding uncharacterized protein (PKUD0D02350; similar to Saccharomyces cerevisiae YEL051W (VMA8); ancestral locus Anc_5.518), which encodes MSGAANREQVFPTRMTLGVMKTKLKGAQTGHSLLKRKSEALTKRFRDITKRIDDAKRKMGRVMQTAAFSLAEVSYATGGNIGFQVQESISNNARFKVKAKQENVSGVYLPQFEADINENINDFKMTGLGRGGQQVQRAREVYSKAVETLVDLASLQTAFVILDDVIKVTNRRVNAIEHVIIPRTENTISYINSELDELDREEFYRLKKVQEKKQIAVAAADAEVAAKKAALQAKELAEKEDDTEKLVVKDETIKNEQEALENGDKEGTSANTLVTENEEDVIF
- a CDS encoding uncharacterized protein (PKUD0D02360; similar to Saccharomyces cerevisiae YDR416W (SYF1); ancestral locus Anc_5.519), producing the protein MEKNWLVEGINENDLHFELQLLKEPKNEDVWNQYIDHKYQELVEASPGDADHHVLNSLKGALLKLYYRKYHIFDTFNSWCDFIELYIKFLNHLKAEELTSELMKIIRVFEVAAVTYAHNVEFWRKYIEFLFKYDRFIGLDYILRVCETSLREVDKMQHIQIWGLLFKYIKDPGFHIYYNLFTYISNCYKFDVNIPVIKEGSIPDIDATFKGLIKTLTSIEDLAKFDRVFNRICEPQLLLKVSDSELELHRKYLDAIINLSLKQQDGNEYNQKIETTYNKIVQKFPDQRGVFTVKYAKYLIKSNLFEDAMLIAKKTLDSTLTIKDFTLSFNFLTDALEKKVTELSEHEDDPKLKEYLNELESLLNNRELLMNDVKLRQNRNSPITWLERLSIFEKIGRQDQLFVCYSKAVLEIDPRKILNDEKLDMPQIWINYSKLYASNGDIETCRKLFETATKYPWTDVSQLEKIWIEWIRFEIDNNNAEHAKFICSKAISIPEQITSGKVDFEDDDLSVQMKLFKSLKLRSLYIDLVANFETIDDVCKAYEDCIELQVADERLIVHYCVYLLIHNRFEQGYYVFERNLNGLNGDVQCQLYDVFMERLLKDWNNLAMGKEKVREIFENGLRTFTDMGNYESLRDTYIRYSEFERKYGSQTRSLRILREGILTMDTHGDKFKLYRVLIQNTMKLLGIEATADVIKDALEELSVNLPGYTTELVKELIDIEVLLGHTERARKVLEYAAQEIMEFGKTKTAKSDIWELFKTFEIKNGSESTYKEMLRRKRYLENKYGSSRDAGDELNKPKYSSTNTEVAKQLNDRVGFVPSSSSSKLETEAALPKKTTVQNNDAIELDMD
- a CDS encoding uncharacterized protein (PKUD0D02370; similar to Saccharomyces cerevisiae YEL052W (AFG1); ancestral locus Anc_5.520), translating into MTKLLLVKTFSQFPVLRLATETHLRQSSYYYFRRFASTPASFDTDTSQQSNSQGSVTHEQQYSPLDLYDKKVSEGKLKNDQFQRGILTSMEHLYHDLQAYTPPDVKEPDITATSSSSSFSFNRLMTSLFSPRKMGFQDSESSKVPHGIYLYGDVGCGKTMLMDLFYDTVPSHLTKRRLHFHQFMQNIHKRAHELKVQHNHREDIDVMPYIAWELSKESTVLCFDEFQVTDVADAMLLRRLMDYVLRSDHGLVLFATSNRAPDDLYINGIQRESFIPCIELIKNCTHVIYLNSPTDYRKIPRPVSSAFYFPKPGVGYLSKACKRERREHIQNWYSFFSQGHPAEDNIKLKIWGRDLNIPKASPPYVAQFTFKELCGNALAAGDYLTLANSFESIIVTDIPYLTINMRDEVRRFITFLDAVYDHHTRIAVTAAAPFSDIFVEPENLGDNLYELSNKTDEEIDYKLENDALVTKHGFDKNIARKAFMFAHLDEERFAFARALSRLTQMGTQHWIDEVKPKA
- a CDS encoding uncharacterized protein (PKUD0D02390; Pfam Domains: RVT_1(1.8e-52)|rve(9e-26)|Retrotrans_gag(1.7e-10)), which produces MNSEVNAMHAGSNPSQVNLNMVFKGNEKNSVRLAQQFLFKLDMAFKLQESMGKDVSELFKVATAMLNLDGSALAWFTNRYGNSELPLWHQFVEEFTLEFCPTDEFELRQVAAKYNGCHQGKNSVEQFIQEFEGYRTLLPGEYENEWATRDRFVQGLRAEIRGRVFQHRPNSLAEAKFLARDFEKDSAPRARDFRFSHQDRWRGEPMEIDSIKNKNYRGRNFDSYKRNKNYNRNYNGGYAGRKPRQRKFKLVRNQKVVGSDIAINPPTIENANLQLKNEIQHSTKFDKYILDNKDIENLSVSNVYMDRKELPLLKVKNELFKECVALVDSGASRNFLDYEFVKSHQLENYLEPTEFEDVVAANKKTISVKGELTLELQFKLRDEWQNENIRFLVLENINHKMILGFPFVKDHGNKVDWENIEKETETPEIPDIEEQIESSDENDLEETQENELIGINSMRAVRRNLKNVDNYPLLLFVQSVEEKENNNVLEEPYDGVDGIRKKIHEEFRDVVTNDQPTSLPPQRDLTHRIILIEPTRSTYRRQYKLSYSEKQELNKQVDELLKQGFIKPSSSPFNSPVLFVKKKDGSMRMCVDYRLLNNNTVKDKFPIPRIDELITCFGGASVFSKLDLMSGYFQVRIAEDDMEKTAFSTDYGHYEWVVMPFGLTNAPSTFQRMMNRILAPYLNQFVQVYLDDIIIYSKTVEEHYSHIEKILELLRRNKLIAKKKKCSFYFKTLGFLGHLISSRGIQTDPAKIDKIKSWPIPKNAKDAQSFLGLAGYYRRFIKDYSKIASPIMEFANKKCVWKEPQDKAFEELKGKLINAPILVHPIWEDGYTFVVHTDACGTALGYVLEQLDPDGKLRGVIAYGSRKLIGSELNYSIYDREFLAVVEALKNWRYYLLNRHFVLKTDHRSLVYLKRQNAIDSHRVARWLDYLADYDFTIQYVKGPTNSVADALSRYPYEEKEVGINTIESVLTPNQELLERIIKSYDEDNEIKEIYDILKENLPIPKSIHNHIKHYSIEDNLLYFSVVKGGNDRRIVVSPKSKLVQEIIGNAHDGNSAGHFGYFKTYMRLHPMFYWPIMLKSVKRYCQRCTVCQKTKPETTGQRGLFSPLPIPEGRWTDISLDFVTGVPRCKNGHDMILVVVDRFTKMAHFIPTRKTATAEQCAKLMVDNCFKLHGIPKRMVSDKDIRFMNKFWFTVYKIFGTSLLFSTTNHPQTDGQTERTNRILNQLLRNYASNDLYSWDKWLSMAEFAYNSSHQVSIGSSPFEVCYGYLPDSPMFISSSRVSSRRYSNKAEEFALEMKVIMENVKENMIEAQRSQETQHNKSRVYETFEVGDWILLHKDAYGSDRLYYKIQPVYYGPYKVVKKISDNAYEVDLPKTNKKDRVINVRWLRRFLQTDKQFPKVPPRTIAEARSRLTEIIGIAGIDETNDTLDVYWKDCDPCHSSSIPFSLFLEIPEDLQRTLWDNAKAIDKDNKLRDEVSKAAG